Proteins encoded by one window of Tunturibacter psychrotolerans:
- a CDS encoding prolyl oligopeptidase family serine peptidase, with protein MRGLIRFLLVFSMVSTHLAIAQSKLPNTPVRAVTDDYFGTKVADPYRWLEDTTAPDVVAWMKAQNDYTRSVLASIPGRGPLLDRIKALDNAGDVVSALQVWGGRYFYFKTQPGSDNRKLYVRDKLNAPERLLVDPEKLTQADGKHFSIDYFQPSLDGKYVAYGISVGGSEESILHVIESASGKVLPDTIDRAQFGQPNWLPDHSFFYTRTQKLTADSAPTAKYQKLRTYHHVLGANPDKEDAVFGYQVSADVKVTEDDFPLVAFSPGAPKYLVGVIFHGVKHEKDLYVAPFQADANAKMIWKKVADQSDAITGFDVREDSLFLVSHNQASRFKVLRTALDKPDLDHATVIVAPSNVVVVGIAAASDALYVQDLDGGIGRLRRLSYRDGAIEPVKLPFDGAIQTLVTNPTEAGAWLELTSWTKSPLWYALDSRSQKLTDTGLVAQSPVDYSQVESEEVKVKSADGTMVPLSIIHKRGLVLDGSHPTWLDGYGAYGITLDPQFSPILLAFFERGGISAVAHVRGGGEYGEDWHLAGQKLTKQHTIDDMVAAAEYLIEHKYSSPAHLAGEGTSAGGITIGGAITQRPDLFGAALIRVGDSDSLRSELMASGPANIPEFGTVKEPDGFKALYAMDAYQHVKPDTAYPAILLTTGANDPRVAPWQAAKMTARLQASTSSGKPILLRVDYDAGHGMGSTKTQRDEERADEMAFLFWQFGVSGFQPTLATK; from the coding sequence ATGCGCGGTCTCATAAGGTTTCTGCTGGTTTTCTCCATGGTCAGCACCCATTTGGCCATTGCCCAATCCAAACTGCCTAACACGCCAGTGCGAGCCGTGACAGACGACTACTTCGGCACGAAAGTGGCCGATCCCTACCGATGGCTTGAGGATACGACTGCTCCCGACGTCGTGGCCTGGATGAAAGCTCAGAACGATTACACGCGCAGTGTGCTGGCAAGCATACCGGGGCGAGGCCCGTTGCTGGATCGTATCAAGGCGCTGGACAACGCGGGCGATGTTGTCTCGGCGCTGCAGGTGTGGGGTGGACGATATTTTTACTTCAAGACCCAGCCCGGATCTGATAACCGGAAGCTTTATGTGCGGGATAAATTGAATGCACCGGAGCGTCTGCTCGTAGATCCTGAAAAGTTGACCCAGGCAGATGGAAAGCATTTTTCGATTGACTACTTTCAGCCGTCGCTTGACGGGAAGTATGTGGCCTATGGCATCTCGGTTGGCGGATCGGAAGAGAGCATACTGCATGTGATCGAAAGTGCCAGCGGGAAAGTGCTTCCTGACACGATCGATCGCGCTCAATTTGGGCAGCCCAATTGGCTGCCTGATCATTCATTTTTCTATACTCGAACCCAGAAATTGACGGCGGATTCAGCACCGACAGCGAAGTACCAGAAACTACGTACCTATCATCATGTTCTGGGCGCCAACCCGGACAAAGAAGATGCCGTCTTCGGATACCAGGTGTCTGCTGACGTAAAGGTGACTGAGGACGACTTCCCTCTCGTCGCATTTTCTCCAGGCGCCCCCAAGTATCTTGTCGGAGTGATATTTCACGGGGTGAAGCACGAGAAGGATTTGTATGTTGCTCCATTCCAGGCGGACGCGAATGCAAAGATGATCTGGAAGAAGGTTGCCGATCAATCGGATGCGATTACAGGGTTTGACGTGCGTGAGGACAGTCTCTTCCTGGTGTCTCATAATCAGGCGTCTCGCTTTAAGGTTTTACGAACCGCTCTCGACAAGCCAGACCTCGATCATGCGACGGTGATTGTTGCGCCGAGCAATGTGGTTGTTGTCGGTATTGCAGCTGCGAGCGATGCGCTTTATGTGCAGGACCTGGACGGAGGGATCGGACGACTGCGGCGGTTGTCTTATCGCGACGGGGCTATTGAGCCGGTGAAGCTGCCGTTTGATGGAGCGATTCAGACGCTGGTCACGAATCCAACGGAAGCCGGGGCCTGGCTGGAACTGACGTCGTGGACGAAGTCGCCACTGTGGTATGCGCTGGATTCGCGGTCACAGAAGCTGACAGACACGGGGCTCGTGGCTCAGTCGCCGGTCGACTACTCGCAGGTCGAGTCAGAAGAGGTGAAGGTAAAGAGCGCGGACGGAACGATGGTGCCGCTGTCGATTATTCACAAGCGTGGACTAGTGCTTGATGGATCGCATCCGACCTGGCTGGACGGCTATGGGGCCTATGGGATCACACTCGATCCGCAGTTCAGTCCTATACTGCTGGCATTTTTTGAACGCGGAGGCATATCCGCGGTGGCTCACGTCCGCGGCGGCGGCGAATATGGCGAGGATTGGCATCTGGCGGGGCAGAAGTTGACCAAGCAGCACACGATTGATGACATGGTGGCGGCGGCTGAATACCTGATCGAGCACAAATATAGCTCTCCGGCGCACCTGGCCGGCGAAGGCACCAGCGCCGGCGGAATCACAATTGGAGGCGCCATTACGCAGCGTCCAGATTTATTTGGCGCGGCTTTGATTCGAGTCGGGGACTCCGATTCGCTTCGCTCCGAACTGATGGCCAGTGGGCCAGCAAATATTCCGGAGTTTGGAACGGTCAAGGAGCCAGATGGCTTTAAGGCGCTGTATGCGATGGATGCATATCAACATGTAAAACCAGACACGGCGTATCCAGCGATACTGCTGACTACTGGAGCCAACGACCCACGCGTTGCGCCGTGGCAGGCAGCAAAGATGACGGCGCGCTTGCAGGCTTCTACTAGTAGCGGGAAGCCAATTTTACTGCGCGTCGACTATGACGCGGGACACGGAATGGGTTCGACCAAGACGCAACGGGACGAAGAGCGGGCGGATGAAATGGCTTTTCTATTTTGGCAATTCGGTGTGTCCGGATTTCAGCCGACGTTAGCGACCAAGTGA
- a CDS encoding beta-N-acetylhexosaminidase: MYFFRFGTLLVGFGVLVSSASAQPSTKLIPIPREIRATTDQPLPHGVRIVCAAPCAAEDQFAADDLAMTLQTRGIQAASATGIQIQLTRLAGHPEARFTDEMKAEGYVIAASGDGLTVIGDTAAGVFYGAQTVKQLIEGDGARAVLHGANIRDWPAMKYRGLDDDLSRGPVTTLEFQKHLIRTLAAYKVNQYSPYFEHTQQYASNPLMAPPGGGVTADEARELVAYARLYHIDVVPEQEAFGHLHHNLTWEQYQPLAETPHGAVLAPAQPGSIALIKQMFTELAALYPGPFLHIGADETVDLGLGQTKEDVDARGLGAVYLDFLQKIVAELKPLNRRFLFWGDIAQDSPDLLKGLPQSFKDSTIAIAWVYNPEPRGYDRFLTPFTNAGMETWVAPSVNNFRRVYPNNNYALSNIQRFTADGQRLGSTGQLNTIWNDDGEGLFNQDWYGILFGAAAAWQKGESSIPNFQDSYAQVFHGDATGDLNEAQKEMMLAHSVLKDQAKEGDGTNSIFWLDPMSKDGLRIGAQVLPYAHELRLHAERALTLIAQARAAAPAPAPVSTEPKAYDPADSYPSAPTTLRETAAIDALELGARRMDLIGLKFQLAEEIAEGYQRAYAMQNTTDKKQRMNVGRELSDINGANGRIQDYIDAYSLLRDLYEQAWYRSNRAYGLRPVLEHYDYTMGIWEARSDRLRSAQRQWSDTHTLPPAADLGIPPPAPAPAPK; encoded by the coding sequence ATGTATTTTTTTCGCTTCGGAACCCTGCTGGTTGGCTTTGGTGTGCTTGTCTCCTCTGCTTCGGCACAACCCTCTACTAAGTTGATTCCGATCCCGCGCGAGATTCGTGCGACGACCGACCAGCCGTTGCCGCATGGCGTTCGCATCGTCTGTGCAGCCCCTTGCGCTGCCGAAGATCAGTTTGCCGCCGACGATCTGGCGATGACGCTACAGACGCGGGGTATTCAAGCTGCTTCGGCAACTGGGATTCAGATCCAACTGACGCGACTCGCTGGACACCCGGAGGCTCGGTTTACCGATGAGATGAAGGCGGAAGGCTATGTGATCGCCGCGAGTGGGGACGGACTGACGGTCATTGGGGATACGGCTGCCGGAGTGTTCTACGGAGCGCAAACCGTCAAGCAGCTGATTGAAGGGGACGGCGCTCGGGCGGTGCTCCATGGGGCAAATATCAGGGACTGGCCGGCGATGAAGTACCGCGGGCTCGATGATGACCTGTCGCGAGGACCGGTGACTACGCTGGAGTTTCAGAAGCATCTGATTCGGACGCTGGCTGCTTATAAGGTCAATCAATATTCTCCTTACTTCGAACATACGCAGCAGTATGCGTCGAACCCTTTGATGGCGCCGCCAGGGGGGGGCGTTACGGCTGATGAGGCCAGAGAGCTGGTTGCATATGCGCGGCTCTACCATATTGATGTGGTGCCTGAGCAGGAGGCGTTTGGTCACCTCCACCACAATTTGACGTGGGAGCAGTATCAGCCGCTGGCGGAGACTCCACATGGGGCTGTGCTGGCGCCGGCACAGCCGGGGTCGATTGCGCTGATCAAACAGATGTTTACTGAGCTTGCGGCACTCTATCCAGGACCATTTCTGCATATTGGAGCAGACGAGACGGTCGATCTGGGTTTGGGGCAGACCAAGGAAGATGTGGATGCTCGCGGGCTGGGGGCGGTCTATCTGGATTTTCTGCAGAAGATTGTCGCGGAGTTGAAGCCGCTCAATCGCCGGTTCCTTTTCTGGGGAGATATCGCTCAGGATTCACCGGATCTGCTGAAGGGTCTGCCCCAATCGTTTAAAGATTCCACGATCGCCATTGCGTGGGTCTATAACCCGGAGCCTCGCGGGTATGACCGCTTTTTAACACCGTTTACAAACGCGGGAATGGAGACCTGGGTGGCACCGAGCGTCAACAACTTCCGCAGGGTCTATCCGAACAATAACTATGCGCTTTCCAATATTCAACGCTTTACTGCGGATGGGCAGCGGCTGGGGTCGACGGGACAGCTGAACACGATATGGAACGATGACGGCGAAGGGCTCTTCAACCAGGATTGGTATGGAATTCTGTTTGGTGCTGCGGCGGCCTGGCAGAAGGGGGAGTCGTCGATTCCGAACTTCCAGGATTCTTATGCGCAGGTGTTTCATGGTGACGCGACGGGCGATCTAAATGAAGCGCAGAAGGAGATGATGCTGGCTCATTCGGTGCTGAAAGATCAGGCGAAGGAAGGCGATGGAACGAACAGCATCTTCTGGCTGGACCCGATGTCGAAGGATGGGTTGAGGATTGGGGCGCAGGTGCTTCCGTATGCACATGAGTTGCGGCTGCATGCGGAGCGAGCGCTGACTTTGATCGCGCAGGCGAGGGCTGCTGCGCCGGCGCCAGCACCAGTTTCGACGGAGCCTAAGGCTTATGATCCGGCGGACTCTTATCCGAGTGCGCCTACGACGCTGCGTGAGACTGCAGCGATCGACGCACTGGAGTTGGGAGCGCGGAGGATGGATCTGATCGGGCTGAAGTTTCAGCTGGCCGAGGAGATTGCGGAGGGTTATCAACGCGCCTACGCGATGCAGAACACGACGGACAAGAAACAGCGCATGAATGTAGGCCGTGAGCTTTCGGACATAAATGGGGCGAATGGACGAATTCAGGATTACATCGACGCTTATTCCCTGCTGCGTGATCTGTACGAGCAGGCGTGGTACCGCTCCAACCGTGCGTATGGGCTGCGGCCAGTGCTCGAACACTACGATTACACGATGGGGATATGGGAGGCCCGTAGCGACAGACTTCGCAGCGCGCAGCGTCAGTGGTCCGATACCCATACGCTTCCGCCGGCAGCCGATCTGGGCATACCGCCGCCGGCTCCGGCTCCCGCTCCGAAGTAA
- the uxaC gene encoding glucuronate isomerase — MILDPKRLFPAESKARSIAAKLYETVRNLPIISPHGHTDPRWFAENEPFANPTALLIQPDHYIFRMLYSQGISLESLGISPLHGTAASVDPKEVWRIFAKNYYLFRGTPTRLWLDYSLENQFGLTKRLSSENADEYYEVIAKKLQTAEFRPRSLYEQFNIEVLSTTDSPLDTLEYHKATRESGWRGRILPTFRPDSLVDADYIGFLDNIQKLGQITGEDIGTWKGYLNALRNRRAFFKSMGATATDQGHPTALTADLDPNAAASLYTRILSGRSVPEEQELFRAQMLTEMAGMSVEDGLTMQLHPGSVRNHNRQLYERFGRDKGADIPSPTEYVRALQPLLNRYGNDQRLTFILFTLDETTFSRELAPLAGHYPALKLGPPWWFHDSPEGMMRFREQATETAGFYNTVGFNDDTRALLSIPSRHDVARRIDCAFLARLVSEHRLDEEEAFEVIQDLTVNLVRKAYKL; from the coding sequence ATGATTCTCGATCCAAAACGGCTCTTTCCTGCGGAGAGCAAAGCACGGTCAATCGCCGCAAAACTCTACGAAACAGTCCGGAATCTGCCGATCATCTCGCCACACGGGCACACCGACCCGCGCTGGTTTGCCGAAAACGAGCCCTTTGCCAATCCTACCGCCCTCCTCATTCAGCCTGATCACTACATCTTTCGAATGCTCTACTCCCAGGGAATCTCTCTGGAGTCGCTTGGCATCTCTCCGCTCCACGGCACAGCCGCTTCAGTCGACCCGAAAGAAGTCTGGCGCATCTTTGCAAAAAACTACTATCTCTTCCGCGGCACCCCCACACGTCTATGGCTCGACTACTCCTTAGAAAATCAGTTCGGCCTGACCAAACGTCTCAGCTCTGAGAATGCGGACGAATACTACGAAGTCATCGCGAAAAAACTACAGACCGCCGAGTTCCGGCCCCGTTCGCTCTACGAGCAGTTCAACATCGAGGTCCTCTCCACCACCGACTCCCCCCTCGACACCCTCGAATACCACAAAGCCACTCGCGAGTCGGGTTGGCGAGGTCGCATTTTGCCGACCTTCCGGCCAGACTCGCTGGTCGACGCCGACTACATCGGTTTCCTCGACAACATCCAGAAGCTAGGCCAGATTACCGGCGAAGACATCGGCACCTGGAAGGGCTACCTCAATGCTCTGCGCAACCGCCGTGCCTTCTTCAAGTCCATGGGAGCGACTGCAACCGATCAGGGCCACCCAACGGCCCTGACCGCCGATCTCGACCCAAACGCTGCAGCCTCTCTCTACACTCGAATTCTCTCGGGTCGCTCCGTACCAGAAGAGCAGGAGCTCTTCCGCGCTCAAATGCTTACCGAGATGGCCGGCATGAGCGTAGAAGACGGCCTCACGATGCAGCTTCACCCCGGTTCTGTCCGCAACCACAACCGGCAGTTGTACGAGAGGTTCGGACGCGACAAGGGAGCCGACATACCCTCGCCAACCGAGTATGTCCGCGCCCTTCAGCCTCTGCTGAATCGTTACGGAAACGACCAGCGGTTGACCTTCATCCTCTTCACCCTCGACGAGACCACCTTCTCCCGCGAACTGGCTCCTCTCGCCGGCCACTATCCCGCGCTCAAACTTGGTCCTCCCTGGTGGTTCCACGACTCCCCAGAGGGCATGATGCGCTTCCGCGAGCAGGCCACCGAGACGGCCGGCTTCTACAACACGGTGGGCTTCAACGACGACACCCGCGCTCTCCTCTCCATCCCATCCCGCCACGACGTAGCACGCCGCATCGACTGCGCCTTCCTCGCCCGCCTGGTCTCAGAACATCGCCTCGATGAAGAGGAAGCCTTCGAAGTAATCCAGGACCTCACCGTCAACCTCGTCAGGAAGGCCTACAAGCTGTGA